The following nucleotide sequence is from Atribacterota bacterium.
ACCATTTCACTTTTTCCAGCCAGACTCACTTCGTCAATTCCCGGTTCTCCCCACACCACAAGCCCCTTTTTCACTCCCAGTTCCAGTAACGCTTCCCCTACCGGAAAGAGGAGCCCCGGTTCATACACCCCAACCAGTTTATAGTGCACCCTGCAGGGATTGACCAGCGGCCCCAAAAGATTAAACACCGTCCTCATTCCGAGTTCCCTGCGCACTCCTTGCACCACTTTCATGGCAGGATGATAACGTGGTGCATAGAGAAAGGTGAAACCTGTCTCTTTAAAAAGCGTTTGCATGGCCTGGGGTGGTGCTTCGATGGGAATACCCAGACACTCCAAGAAATCAGCACTTCCAGAAGAGCTACTCACCGCACGGTTTCCATGTTTGACTATTCTGACCCCGGCACCAACCGCAAGAATGGCTGAAGCAGTTGAGAAATTGAAGGTACCCATTCCATCACCACCGGTGCCACAGTTATCAACAACATCAACCGAGGGAGAAACCGTAAAGGGAACAGCCTTCTCTCTTATGGCGCGCACAAAACCAGAGAGCTCCTCCCCACTTTCTCTTCGCAGTCGTAACATGGCGAGGATTGCCCCCAGCTGGACTGGGGTAAAAGTTTCCTCCATAATGTTCAGCATGAGACGATAGGCTTCTTCCTTATCCAGTTTCTCACCGTTAGCGAGTTGCCCCAAAATTTCTTTTCCACCCATGGTCAGCCCACCTCCAGAAAATTTTTGAGAATCAGTTTCCCTTCTGGAGTCAGTACCGACTCGGGATGGAACTGAACTCCAAAAAGGGGATAGGAGCAATGTTCAAGAGCCATAATTTCACCCTCCTCGGTGAGTGCAGTAATCCGTAAAGTGGGAGGGAGGGTTTCTGGCTTAACCACTAAGGAGTGGTATCGCCCTACCCAGATTTGTTGAGGAAGATTCTGGAAGATGGGCGAAGAGAAAAGAAAAACTCGGGACTTTTTCCCGTGGCAGGGCCGGCGAGCCTTTACAATTTCTGCGCCCTCAACATAAGCAATACACTGATGGCCAAAGACACACCCCTAAAGTGGGAATGGAGGAGGCAAAGGTGCGGATCACATCATTCGTAATCCCACAGTCAGTTGGATCCTTGGGACCGGGGGAAATTACAAGCCGGGAAGGACACATCGCATGGATTTCTGGAATGGTGATTTGGTCATTTCGAAACACCACGATCTCTTCTTCACTCAATTCCCCCAGGTACTGGACAAGATTGTAAGTAAAAGAGTCATAGTTGTCGATTACCAGAATCATACTTCCGTTTTCCTCCTTTCTGCACTTTGTAACGCAAGGAGCAAGGCCTCGGCCTTGCTCCGAGTTTCCTCATACTCTTTTTCAGGAATTGAGTCATAGACAATCCCCGCTCCAGCCTGAATGCGAGCTTCCCCATCTTTACAGAAAATGCTTCGGATGAGAATGCAGGTATCCATATTTCCCTGAAAACTCACATATCCCAAAGCTCCGGCGTAAGGACCCCGAGCCTGGGGTTCCACCTCTTCGATAATTTGCATGGCCCGCACTTTGGGAGCCCCACTCACGGTTCCAGCTGGAAACGTAGCTCTGAGAACTTCCCAAGGTGTAAAACCATTTTTGACTTTTCCCGAAACTGTGGAAACAATATGAAAGACATGGGAGTACCGTTCTACCTTCATGAATTCTTCCACGCGCACCGTCCCGGGAAGGGCAATTCTCCCCAGGTCGTTTCTTCCCAGGTCAAGAAGCATCACGTGCTCAGCATTTTCCTTCTCATCTGCTAAAAGTTCCCGCACCACCATTTCCTCATCCAAACCTGGGATTCTTCGGCGAGTTCCAGCAATGGGCTTGGTCCAAACCCTCCCATGTTCCAGTTTGGTGAGCATTTCAGGGGAGGAACCAAACATGGTAAACGTGGACGTCTTACAATAAAAAAGGTACGGTGACGGATTCAAAGAACGCAAAAAACGGTAGGCCAGAAAGGGGTTCCCCTCATAGGGAATGGTAAAACGCTGGGAAATCACCACCTGAGAAGCATGCCCTTCTTCGATGAGTATTTTCACATAGCGTACTGCCTCTTCAAAAGAAGCGCGGGTAAAATTGGAAGTAATCTGCCCAGTAA
It contains:
- the trpD gene encoding anthranilate phosphoribosyltransferase; its protein translation is MGGKEILGQLANGEKLDKEEAYRLMLNIMEETFTPVQLGAILAMLRLRRESGEELSGFVRAIREKAVPFTVSPSVDVVDNCGTGGDGMGTFNFSTASAILAVGAGVRIVKHGNRAVSSSSGSADFLECLGIPIEAPPQAMQTLFKETGFTFLYAPRYHPAMKVVQGVRRELGMRTVFNLLGPLVNPCRVHYKLVGVYEPGLLFPVGEALLELGVKKGLVVWGEPGIDEVSLAGKSEMVLVTNGKLKSFSFHPQDVGFQTCALSELRGGNPKDNVALFFEILRGKQKGPLRNALLLNAAFLLWLCEQSSSLSRALQFLESILASGQALRTVETIVDTARGMEVAS
- a CDS encoding anthranilate synthase component I family protein; the protein is MEIRPGYGEFQKRIDEGYDFVPLYGEVLGDRLTPIALVERFSDKMPLFLLESAERGEVWGRYSFLVFDVDREVVFQEFWSVIPRLEQIFPTCRVYPSLDLPFLGGAVGFLSYDAVKTWELTVPRKPLDFPLAYFALARRFLYFDHLRHRLGVVYVAGKEEYHEAKEWIENVVQRVTREGLISAEDDGFRLTGQITSNFTRASFEEAVRYVKILIEEGHASQVVISQRFTIPYEGNPFLAYRFLRSLNPSPYLFYCKTSTFTMFGSSPEMLTKLEHGRVWTKPIAGTRRRIPGLDEEMVVRELLADEKENAEHVMLLDLGRNDLGRIALPGTVRVEEFMKVERYSHVFHIVSTVSGKVKNGFTPWEVLRATFPAGTVSGAPKVRAMQIIEEVEPQARGPYAGALGYVSFQGNMDTCILIRSIFCKDGEARIQAGAGIVYDSIPEKEYEETRSKAEALLLALQSAERRKTEV